The Actinosynnema mirum DSM 43827 genomic interval CGAGTGGGCGGCCCGCAGGCCGAAGGGCCTGCAGGGCCTGGTGATCGCCAACGCCCCCGCCTCGTACCCGCTGTGGATCGAGGAGCTGGTGGAGCTGCGCAAGACCCTGCCGCCGGTGGTCAACGAGCGCCTGCTGCGCCACGAGGCCGCGGGCACCACCGACAGCGCGGAGTACCGCTCCGCCAGCGAGGTCTTCTACCGGAGGCACGTGTGCCGCGTCCAGCCGGTGCCCGCGGAGCTGGAGGCGAGCCTGCTGGAGATCTCGGCGGACCCGACGGTGTACGGGACCATGAACGGCCCCAACGAGTTCCACATCACCGGCACCCTCAAGGACCACTCGGTGATCCCGCTCCTGCCGAACATCACCGCGCCCACCCTGGTGCTGCGCGGCGAGCACGACGAGATCACCGAAGCCGCCACCGCCCCGTTCCACGAGCTGATCCCCGGCGCCCACTACGAGGTCGTCCCCGACTCCAGCCACCTGCCGCACGCGGAGAACCCGGAGCACTTCCACCGGGTGCTGCTGGAGTTCCTGAAGGGGCTGTAGGGGGCGGTGCTCTTCAGTGCCTTTCCCGGCCGCAGGCGATCCGGACGTGGACGACGTCCGTCCTTCCCCGGCGCACGTCGGACACCTCGACCTGCCACGACCGCAGTTGGTCGTCCGACGGGTGGCCCGGCAGGAAGCGCAGGACGTCCGCCCGGCAATCGGCGCGCAGCCGGGCGTTCGACACCGCTTCCAGGGCTCCCCGCCACTCCTCGGGGACGGTCGCCCCTGCGGTGAAGGTGTCGTCGCGGTCGGCCACGCGGACCTCGGGGGCGGTTGGGGTCCTCGGGCCCACGAAGATCGCGTAGGACACGAGGTCGGCGGGCAGGTTCCGGTCGGTCACCGCCACCCGCCTGAAGCCGGTCACCTCGGTCGCCTCGATGAGCGCGGCGGGGTCCAGGGGCGCCTCGTGCTCCCTGACCTCGTCGAGCAGGGACCAGAACGCCCCGGCCGCCAGCGCCGCGACGACGGCGGTGACGGCGAGCTTCGTGTTGATCTTCATTGGTGCTCGACCGTAGGGCGGCCCCTGTGGACCGCTCGTGAAATCCGCAAGTCCGCAAGTCCGCAAGTCCACCCCGAGCACGGCGAAGGGGGAGGTCCCGGCCGGGACCTCCCCCTTCCGCGTCGGGCGCTCAGCCCGGCGGTGTGCCGCCTCCGCTCAGGCCGACGGCTCCAGCAACCCCGACAGCGCCGCCCACAGCGTGCTCGGGGTGCGGAACGTCTCGGCCTTCAGGGCGTCGTCGCGGAAGCGCACCGCGAAGCCCTTCTCCAGGTCCGCCAGCAGGTCCACCATCGCCAGCGAGTCCAGGCCGAGGTCGCGCAGGTCCGCGTCCTCGGCCAGCTCGTCGCCCGGCTCGGCGAACGGCAGGTGCTTGCGCAGGATTTCCTCGAAACGCTGGTCCCACATGGACTTCCACCTCACGGGTCAATGGTCCGGCTCATCCCGAAGCTAGCACCGGGAAAACCCCTCCGGAATGATTTCCGCGCCAGGTCGGGGGGTGAATCCGGCGGTTAGGGGGGCGCTAGGGGTTTGACTCGGGGCCAAGTCTCCTACCTGCGCTGATAGCGTCGTGGCGAGTCTTTTCGTCCTTTGCCTTCGACCGTGGTTGAGAGGTGTTCCGGAGCATGGTCCGAGAAGTGTTCGCGCGCGCGCAGGAATCAGTCGGGACGCTGCACGAATTCCTGCTCGCGGGAGCTCGGCTGACCCCGGACGCGCCCGCGGTCGTCGAGTGCGTCAACGGTGAGGTCGGCACGATCTCCTACCGGCAGCTGGAGCGCCGGGTCACCGCGCTCGCCGCCCGGCTGGACGAGCTGGGGCTGGACGTCGGCGACCGGGTGATCCTGGAGTCCGACACCACGCCCTGGTCCATCGCCGCCCTCCTGGCGTGCTCGACGCTCGGCCTGACCTACATCCCGGTCAGCCCCGAGACCCCCGCGCAGCGCCTGCGCGCCATCGTCGACACCGTCGAGCCCGCCCTGCACCTCCAGTCCGACACCGGCCGCCGCGAGGGCCTCCCCGAGTCGATCGGGCTCGCCCGGTTCGGCCCGGACGGCCTCGCCGTCGACCGCGAGCCGCCGCCCCGCGTCCGGCGCCGCAGGGAGATCACCCCCGCCGACCCGGCCTACATGATCTTCACCTCGGGCACCACCGGCCGCCCCAAGGGCGTCGTGATGAGCCACCGCGCGATCCTCGCGTTCTTCCGCGGGATGCTCGCCCACGGCATCGTCTCCGCCGAGGACCGGGTCGCCACCACCCCGCCGCTCCAGTTCGACTTCTCCCTGCTGGACATCGGCCTCGCGCTCGGCAGCGGCGCGTCCGTCGTCCCGGTGCCCCGCGACCTGCTGCGCTGGCCGCGCCGGTTCCTCCAGTTCCTGCACGACTCGCGCGCCACCCAGGTCGACGGCGTCCCGTCGATCTGGCGCCCCGTCCTCAAGCACGAGACCGAGCTGCTCGCCGAACTGGGCGGCGGGATCAAGGGCATCCTCTACTCCGGCGAGAAGTTCCCGCTGCCCGAGCTGCGGACCCTGCGCGAGGTGCTGCCGGGCCTGCGGATCGTCAACTGCTTCGGCAGCTCCGAGTCCGTCGCCGCCTCCTTCACCGACGTCCCCGACCCGCTCGGCCCGGACGTGGAGGAGCTGTCCATCGGGCACGCCCACCCCGGCGCCGAGATGACCCTGATCGACGACGAGGACGGCGGCGCGGTCTCCGAGGTCGGCGCCGTCGGCCACATCCACCTGCGCAGCGGCGCCCTGTTCACCGCCTACTGGGACGACCCCGAGGCCACCGCCCGCGCCCTGGTGCCCGACCCGCTCAACCCGCGCTCCGGCCAGGTCGTGTTCCGCACCGGCGACCTCGGCCGCCTCGGCGAGGACGGCGAGCTGTACTTCGTCGGGCGCGCCGACTCCCAGGTCAAGATCCGGGGCAACCGGGTGGAGCTGGGCGAGATCGAGCGCCGCGCCACCGACTTCCCCGGCGTCGCGGCGGCCACCGCCGTGCTGCTGCCCATCGCCGAGCGGGAACCGGTGCTGGTGCTGTACGTGACCCTCTCGTCGGGCGTCGCCGAGCTGGAGGAGCTGGAGCTCAAGGCGTTCTGCATGGAGGCGCTGCCGGACTACATGGTGCCGCAGAAGGTCCAGGTGCTCGACGAGCTGCCCACCACCGCCAACGGCAAGGTCGACCGGGCCGCGCTGCTCGCCAGGAGCGGCAAGCGCTGAACCCCGGCAACGGCGAAGGCCCCGACTCCGCGGGGAGTCGGGGCCTTCGTGGTAGCGGAGTTGTTGTGCGCCAAGGGTTCCGCCGCGCCAGGGGGTTCCCCGGCGGCGGACCCGTCAGCTCGCGGCCATCCGGGTCAGCTCGCCCCGGTCCACCTTGCGGTTGGAGTTGAGCGGGAACTCCGCCACGTGCCGGTAGTCGCGCGGCACCATGCCCTTGGGCAGCACGTCCCGCAGCTCCCGCGACAGCAGCCGCGCGGGCGTCGGCGACCCGGTGTAGTAGACCACCAGCTCCAGCCCGTCCCCGGCCTGCCTGGTCACCGCGACCGCGTCGAGCACCCCGTCGCACCCGCGCAGCGCGTGCTCCACCTCGGCCAGCTCCACCCGCCACCCGGCCAGCTGCACCTGCGAGTCCAGCCTGCCCAGGTACACCAGCGTGCCGTCCGGGTGCCTGCGCACCCGGTCGCCGGTGCGGTACCAGCGGCGCCCGCCGTGCTCCAGGAACCGGCCCACGTCGTCTGACGGGTCCAGGTAGCCCGCGGTGAGCTGCGCGCCGGTCACGCACAGCTCGCCCTCCACGCCGTCCGGCTCGCCGTCCTCGCCCAGCAGCAGCCAGTCGTGGCCCGCGTGCACCTCGCCGATCGGGGTGAGCCCGTTCAGGCACAACGACGGCGAGTCCGGGCCCCAGCGGTGGCCGGTGATGGTGATGGTCAGCTCGGTGGGGCCGTAGATGTTCTCCAACCCCGACCCGGACGCCGCCGCCAACCAGTCCTGCGCGTCGGCCTGGCGCAGCGCCTCGCCCGCGAACAGGCTCCACCGCAGCCCCGGCATCGACCCCGCGCCGAGCCCGCCCAGGCGGCGCACCAGCGTGATCGCCGACGGGGTGGAGAACCACACCGTCAGGCCCCGCTCGGCCACGAACGCGGGCAGGTCCCGGTAGGCCGTGCCGGGGATCGGGTGCAGCTGCGCGCCCGCGCCCCAGGCGCAGAACAGGTCGAACACCGCGCAGTCGAAGTTCAGGTCGAACGACTGGGAGAACCGGTCGGCCGACGTGAAGTCGAACCGCTCCTCGATCACGGAGAAGTAGTGGTCGGCGCTCGCGTGCGTGGTCGGCACGCCCTTGGGGCGGCCGGTCGAGCCGGAGGTGAACAGCACGTAGGCGGTCGACTCCGGGCGCACGTCGACCGGCGCGTCCAGCGGGTCGGCGCCGGGCAGGAACTTGTGGTCCCCGACGTGCGCGGCCAGCGGCGCGTGCACCGGGATCGCCGACTCGGGGCCCAGGGCCTCCAGCGCGGTCAGCCCCGCCTCGTCCACCAGCAGCGCGGACACCCCGGCCGCGTCGAGCATCCTGCGGGTGCGGGAGGCCGGGAACTCCGGGTGCAGCGGCACGGCGGTCGCCCCGGAGTAGAGCACCGCGAGCAGGCCCGCGTACGACTCCAGGGTCTTGCCCGCCAGCACGCCCACCACCGGCGGGCTGCCCGCCGCCCACAGCGCCCCGGCCCAGGACAGGGCCAGCTCGTGCAGCTCCCGGTAGGCGACCTCCCGCCCGTCCGGCAGCCGCAGCGCCACCCCGTCCGGGTTGGCGGCCAGCCCGCGCAGGAAGCGCGCGTGCAGCACGGGGTCGGTCTCGCGCAGGGCCATGTGTCCTCCCAAATCCTCTGGCGCGATCAGAACCGCGCGCTCAGACCAGCGCGGGCCGCTTGTACGGCCGCGTGGCCAGTCGTGGCGTCGCCGCCAGCACCTCGAAGTTGTCCCTGGTGCAGGCGACCCGCCCGAACAGCGAGTCCTGCCCCGCCACGCACAGCCGCTCCACGCCGCGCTCGCGCAGCGTCCCCACCACCGACGGCCACCGCACCGTCCGCACCACGCCGTCGAGCAGCACCGCCCGCACGCCCTCGGCGGTGGTGCGCACCGACCCGTCCTGGTCGGCCACCACCGGCACTGCCGGGTCGCGGAACGTCACCTGGGACAGCAGCTCCCGCTCGATCCGGTCGCGCAGCCCGCCGAACAGGCTCACGTGCAGCGGCGGGTCCATCTCGTACAGCGGCAGCCCGCCCGCCGCGCGCAACCGGTCGGAGAACCAGCCCACCTTGTCGCGCTTGAGCGAGACCATCGCGAAGTCCACGTCCACCCGGCACGACAGCTCGTGCCAGTCGTCCAGCTCCGCCAGCGCCGCGTCCAGCACGTCCTGCGGGGTGCGGGCGAACGACAGCGTCACCACGTCGCCGTGCTCGGCGGTGAAGTACTCGGTCTCCACCCGCACCAGCTCGGCCGTCAGCCAGATGCCCTCCTCGGCGCTGATCGCCCCGGAGTGGACCGCCGCGGCCTTGCCGCCGAAGCTCGCCCCGGTCACCAGCTCCGGCGCGAACCCGTGCTCGTGCTCGGCCCACCGGGCCAGCGCCAGGCAGTTCACCAGGAACCCCACCTGCGCCGCCGCCGAGTAGTCCGAGCCGCTCTCGCGCAGCGCGGCGAACAGGTCGACGCCCAGCACCTCGTCCGCCACGCCCACCAGCTCGCGCGCGAACGGGTTGACCAGCATGAACTTCGCGACGTCGGCGAACTGCACCGGCCCCATGCCGGGGAACGCGATCGCGGTCGGCACGCTCATCCCAGACTCCCTCATCCCGGACCGGCTCAGCCCGCGCTCAGCTTGGTGAACGCCTGCTCGATCGCGGCCAGCGACTCGGCCACGTGCGGCACGGCCGTCGGGTCCGCCGCGGCCATCGCCGCGTGCTGCTCCTCGCGGGTGCTGCCGTACAGCACGCTCGTCGCCGCCCGGAACCGCAGCGCCCGCGCGTCGTCGCCGAAGTGCACGCCCGCCAGCACCGCCACCCCGGACTCGGTGAACAGGTGCGCCTGCAGCGTCTCGCCGTCCACGACCCCGCGCCGGGCCAGCGGCTCGCGCAGCGGCTCGAAGTCCGGGTACACGTAGAACCCGCCCGTGGGCGGCCGGGTCAGCGCGCCCGCGTCCTCGGCGATCCGCCACACCGCCCGCGCCACCGCGCCGTGCAGCCGCGCGTCGGCGTCGCGCCGCGCCACCAGCTCGGCGGGCTCGTCGAACGCGTACTCGGCGACCGCCTGCATCGGGCCCGCCAGCGTCGACCACACCTCGCTGGCCACCGACGCCACGTCCGCGCGCATCCGCCGCCCGGCCTCGTCGGCGGGGAAGCGGGCCGCGCCGATCCGCCAGCCGCCCAGCGCCAGGCTCTTGCTCAGCCCGGTGATGACGACGGTGCGCGAGGGCGACACCTCGGCGGGGCTGAGGTACTCGAAGCCGGGGTCGTGGAGCACGTCCCGGTAGATCTCGTCGGACACCAGCAGGAGGTCCTCCTCCTCGGCGACGGCGCAGATCCGCCGCACCAGGTCCGCCGTGGCGGTGGTGCCGGTGGGGTTGTCCGGCGAGGTGAGGACGACGATGCGCGGGTCACCGCCCTCGGCGCGCGCCTGCCGCACCCGCTCGCGCAGCGCGTCCGGGTCCGGGACGCCGCCGCACTCGGCGGGCACCGGCACCCCGAACACCCGCTTGCCCGCCAGCACCGCCTGCGGCGCGTACGTCACCCAGCACGGCTGCGCCAGCAGCACGTCGCCGGGCACGACCAGCTGCAGCGCCAGCAGCAGCGCCTTGCTGCCGGGGGCGACGACCACCTGGTCGGGGTCGGTCGGCAGCGACCGCCGCGCGCAGTACTCGGCGAACGCCCGCAGCACGCCCGGCGCGCCGGGCACCGGACCGTAGGAGTTGCGGTCCGCGCCCTCGGCGAGCCGCTCCACCAGGCCGGGGAACACGGGCAGGCGCGATTCGCCGAACCCCAGGTGCACGATCGGCTCACCGGCGGCCTGGCGCAGCGAGACCAGGTGGTCCAGCGCCAGGTTGGGCGAGATCTTCCGGACGGCCACACCGAGCCCTTTCGTCGTGGGGGAGTGGGGAACGCGGGGGAGAGCGGTGCGGGCGCCGGGGTGCGGCGCCCGGCCGAGCGCGGAGAAGGGGGCGCTCAGCCGAGCGCCGCGGTCTGCGGCGCGCTCTTCGGGACCGCGCTGGTCACGGCGGCCAGCAGGTCGGCGGGCGTCGACGGGTCGATCTCCAGCTCGTTCAGCCACGACGCGGTCTCCGAGAACCGGGCCCGGAACGGGCGGCCCACCAGCTCGGGGACGCGCGCCTGCACCATGCGCAGCCGGAAGTGCTTGCCGTCCGGGGCGTCCTCGACGCCGTCGACCAGCACCTTGCCGGGCGTGGCGGACATGCTCGGGCCGCGCACCGTGCGCGCCAGGCCCGGCAGCGTCCGGTAGGCGCCCTGGAAGATGTCGACCGCGCGGGCCAGCGGCACCTTGAAGTACTCGCGGGGACCGGTGTCGCGCTCGACGAACATGTAGTAGGGCACCAGGCCCGCGGACAGCTCGCCGCGCCACATGTCGGCCCACACCCGCGAGTCGTCGTTGACGTGCTTGATCAGCGGCGCCTGGCAGTAGACGACCGCGCCGGTCGCCCTGATCCGGGCGAGCGCCGCGCGGGCCTGGTCGGTCTCCAGCTCGCGCGGGTGGCTGAAGTGCGCCATCACCGCCAGCGAGCGGCCCGAGGCCACCACGCGCTCGAACAGGCGCAGCACCTCGTCCGCGTCCGGGTCGGTGGTGAAGCGGTGCGGCCAGTAGGCCACCGACTTCGTGCCGATCCGGATCGTGCGCACGGTGTCCACCGCCAGCAGCGGCTCCAGGTGCGAGCGCAGCCGCTCGGTGCTCATGATCATCGGGTCGCCGCCGGTGACCAGCACGTCGGTCACCGCCGGGTGCTGGCGCAGGTAGCGCACCAGCAGCTCCGGGCCGGGCGCGGCGAACCGCAGGTCCGCGTCGCCGACGAACTGCGCCCAGCGGAAGCAGTAGGTGCAGTAGGCGTGGCAGGTCTGGCCCTGCTGCGGGAAGTACAGCGCCGTCTCCCGGTACTTGTGCTGCACGCCCGGCAGCACCTCCCCGTCCAGCATCGGGACGTTGAGCTCCTTCTGCCCGGCCGGGTGCGGGTTCAGCCCGCCGCGCACCCGCTCCACGGCCAGCCGCAGCCCGCGCTTGTCCTTGGCGCGCAGCAGGTCGGCCAGCTCGCGCTCGTCGTCCTCGGCCAGCATCCCGCGCTGCGGGAACACCAGCTGGAAGATCGGGTCGTTCGGCACGCGGGCCCAGTCGATCAGGTGCGAGAGCACGTACTCGTTGACCCGGAACGGCAGCACCTGCGAGATGACCCGCACCGCCTCCATCAGGTCCGCGCGCGGCGCGTACCTGGCCGCGACCTCGTCGACGTGGTGGGGCCCCAACGACCGGAAGCGGGGCGCCTCCGGGAGAACGGCGAGCGGCAGGGACATGCGCGAGCACCTTCCGTTTCGGTCTTCCCGGTTTTTCGCTCGAACGGCCGCGGCGCGGAAAGACCGCGGTGCTGGGAAATGGGCGTCCGACCGCGCGCCGATCGGCGCGCGGCGAGTGCGGCGCGAGGCGAGCGCACCGCGCGGAGAACGCACGAGGGGAAGTTCGCGGGTGGTTCCGCTGAGCGACCTTAAGCGCGAAATGCCCCCGCGCAACCCCTAGCGCGGCCCCTGCGCGACCCCTCACCGCCCCGCGCCCGCAGCCGGTGGGCGCCGCCCCGCGCCCCGGACCTCGGCCGAATCCCCAGGTGGGGGCTTCCGCTGACCGGTGGTCGGGGTCGGGGGTGGGGCGGGGCGGTCGCCGGGCGGCTAGGGGGACCGTAGGGGGACTTCCGGGGTTTAGCGGACTTCCGCGACGTGCTTAGTCTTTCTCAACGACCGGGGGCGGGAATTTCCCAGAGCCATTCACGTGGCAGCCGGGAACGGCTTCCGGGCACAGGCCCAAAGGGACCGGCGCGCGGTGGTCGGGCAGGCTCCCGCGCACCCGGAGGAGAAGACGGATGACAGAAACCCAGCAGGTCCGGACCTACCCGTTCAGCGAGGAACTGGGTATCCACGTCGATCCCATCTACGCCGAGCTGCGCAGCGCGGAGCCCGTCAACCGGGTGCAGATGCCCTACGGCGAGGTCTCCTGGTTGACCCTCGGGTACGAAGACACCAAGACCGTGCTGACCGACCCGCGCTTCAGCCGGGCGGCGGCGCAGGGCCAGGACCAGCCCCGGTTGCGCGAGGAGATGGCGTACGAGGGCATCGTGGGCCTCGACCCGCCGGACCACACCCGCCTGCGCAAGCTCGCGGGCAAGGCGCTGACCGCCCGGCGCGTCAACGCCATGCGCCCCCACGCGGTGCGCATCGCGGAGAAGTGCGCCGACGACATGATCGCCCACGGCTCGCCCGTCGACCTGGTCGAGCACTTCGCGCTGCCCTTCCCGATCGCCGTCATCTGCGACCTCATCGGCGTGCCCTTCGAGGACCGGGGCAAGTTCCGGGTCTGGACCGACGGCCTGACCAACACGGCCAAGCCGGTCATGTCCCAGGCCGAGGAGCTGTTCGCGTACATGGCCACCCTGGTGGCCCAGCGCCGCGAGGAGCCCACCGACGACCTGCTCACCGCCCTGGTGCGCGCCCGCGACGACGAGGACCAGCTCACCGAGCAGGAGCTGCTCTCGATCGCGAGCGTCGGCCTGCTGCTGACCGGGTCCGAGGCCGTCTCCACGCACATCCCGAACTTCCTGTACGCCCTGCTCACCAGCCCCGAGCACTACGAGCAGCTCAAGGCCGAGCCCGAGCTGATCCCGGCCGCCGTGGAGGAGATGCTGCGGTTCATCCCGCTCAACCCGGCCGCGCTGTTCCCCCGCTACGCCACCGAGGACGTCAAGCTCGGCACCATCGTCGTCCGCGAGGGCGAGCCGATCCTGGCCTCGATCCCCGGAGCCAACCGCGACCCGGAGGTCTTCGCCGAGCCGGAGAAGATGGACTTCACCCGCGAGTCGAACCCGCACGTCGCGTTCGGCCACGGCCCGCACCACTGCCTCGGCGCGCAGCTCGCCCGCATGGAGCTCCAGGTCATGCTGGAGGTCATCACCACCAAGTTCCCGAACCTGCGCCTCGCCGAGGGCGACGAGGGCGTGGAGTGGAAGCGCGGCCTGCTGGTGCGCGGCCCGAAGAAGCTGCGGGTGGCCTGGTGAACCACACCACCGAGGCCACCTCCTGGTCGGTCGCCGTCGACCGCGCGGCCTGCATCGGCACCGGCGTGTGCGTGAGCACCTCGCCGGAGCACCTGGAGATCCGCGACGGCAAGGCCGCCGCCCGCGCGACCGAGACCGGTCCCGCGCAGTACCTGCTCGACGCGGCGGACATGTGCCCCATGGCCGCGATCACCGTCACCGAGACGGCCACGGGCCGGGTGCTCGCACCCGAGGAGTAAGCCCGACCACCGCCGTCCCCGGCCGGGAGACCACCCTCCCGGTCCGGGGACGAGCCACGTCAGGACCCAGGACCGAACGCCGGACCAGTGGAGCACGGATGAGCCAGCCCGAGAACGCCGAGCCCGCCACCACCGCAGCGCCCCTGGCGCGGTTGGCCGGGCTGCCACCAGCGGAGCAGGAGCGCGTCCTGCTCGGCGTCGTGCACGAGCAGGTCGTCGCGGTGCTGAAGGCCGCCCTGCCCGACGCCCCCGACCGGGTCGCCCCCGAGCGCCCCTTCAAGGAGCTGGGCTTCGACTCGCTGGCCGCCGTGGACCTGCACCGCAGGCTGTCCGCCGCCACCGGTCTCGAACTGCCGGTCACCCTGGTCTTCGACCACCCCACCCCGCTCGCCGTGGCCCGCCTCGCGCGCCGCCTGGCGCTGGGCGAGCGCGCCGTGCCCGTCGTGCGGGAGCCGGTCGCGCGGCGCGAGCGGGACGACGAGCCCATCGCGGTCGTCGGCATCGGCTGCCGCTACCCCGGCGGCAGCGACACCCCCGAGAAGCTGTGGGACGTCGTCGCGGGCGGCAGGCACGTCATCTCCGACTTCCCCGAGGACCGGGGCTGGGACCTGGACGCGCTGTTCGACCCCGAGCCCGGCAAGCCCGGCAAGTCCTACGTGCGCAAGGGCGGCTTCCTCACCGAGGCCGCCGAGTTCGACGCCGCGTTCTTCGGCATCAGCCCGCGCGAGGCCCTGGCCATGGACCCGCAGCAGCGCCTGGTCCTGGAGACCGCCTGGGAGGCCCTGGAGCACGCGGGCGTCGACCCGCTGTCCCTGCGCGGCAGCCGCACCGGCGTCTACATCGGCGTCGAGCCCCAGGAGTACGGGCCGCGCCTGCACCAGGCCCCCGAGGGCCTGGACGGCTACCTGCTCACCGGCAACGCGCCCAGCGTCGTCTCCGGGCGCCTGGCCTACTCGCTGGGCCTGGAAGGGCCCACCGTCTCGATCGACACCGCCTGCTCCGGCTCGCTCGTGGCGCTGCACCTCGCGGTGCGGGCGCTGCGCGACGGCGACTGCACCGCCGCGCTCGCCGGCGGCGTCGCGGTCATGGTGCACCCCGGCGCGTTCACCGCGTTCAGCACCCAGCGCGGCCTCGCGCCCGACGGCGTGTGCAAGCCCTTCGCCGCCGCCGCCGACGGCACCGGCTGGGCCGAGGGCGTCGGCGTGGTCGTGCTGGAGCGGCTGTCCGACGCGCTGCGCGCGGGCCACCGCGTGCTCGGCGTGATCAAGGGCACCGCCGTGAACCAGGACGGCGCCTCCAACGGCCTGACCGCGCCCAGCGGTCCCGCGCAGCAGCGCGTCATCCTCCAGGCCCTCGCGGACGCCGGTCTGTCCACTTCGGACGTCGACACCGTCGAGGCGCACGGCACCGGCACGCGCCTGGGCGACCCGATCGAGGCGCAGGCGCTGCTCGCCACCTACGGCCAGGACCGCGAGACCCCGCTGTGGCTGGGCTCGATCAAGTCCAACATCGGCCACAGCCAGGCCGCCGCGGGCGTCGCGGGCCTGATCAAGGTCGTGTACGCGATGCGCGAGCGGGTCCTGCCGCGCACCCTGCACGTGGACGCCCCGAGCCCGCACGTGGACTGGTCGGCGGGCGACATCGAGCTGCTGACCGAGCAGCGCCCGTGGGACTCGCCCGACCGGCCGCGCCGCGCGGGCATCTCCTCGTTCGGCGTCAGCGGCACCAACGCGCACGTCGTGATCGAGGAGCCCCCGGCCGCCCCGCCGGTCGCCCCCGCCAAGCCGGTCAAGGCGGCCAAGGCCACCCGGAAGTCCCAGAAGGCCAAGGCCGCCGCGCCCGTCCCGGTGCCGCTGCTGCTCTCCGGCCGGGGCGAGGCCGCGCTGCGCGGCCAGGCCACCCGGCTCGCCGAGTTCCTCGCCGGTGACGCCGCCGCCACCCCCGACCTGGTCGACACCGCCCACGAGCTGGCCCTGCGCCGCGCCGCCCTGGAGCACCGCGCGGTCCTGCACGCCACCGACCGCGCCGACGCCCTGCGCGGCCTGGCCGCCCTCGCCGCCGGGCAGGACGCCCCCGGCCTGGTGCGCGGCGCCGCCACGGCGGGCCCGACCGCGTTCCTGTTCACCGGCCAGGGCAGCCAGCGCCTGTCGGCGGGCCGCGAGCTGTACCGCGCCCACCCGGCGTTCGCCAAGGCCCTGGACGCGGCCTGCGGCTGGCTCGACCTCCAGCTCGACCGCCCCCTCGGCGAGGTGATGTTCGCCGAGCCCGGCACCGAGGCCGCCGCGCTGCTCGACCGCACCGCCTACGCGCAGAGCGCCCTGTTCGCCCTGGAGACCGCCCTCTACCGGCTGGTCGAGTCCTGGGGCCTGCGCCCCGACTACGTCGCGGGCCACTCGCTGGGCGGCATCACCGCCGCGCACGTCGCGGGCGTGCTGTCCCTGGAGGACGCCGCGCTGCTCGTCGGCGCGCGCGGCAGGCTCATGCAGGCGCTGCCCGAGGGCGGCGCGATGGTGTCGGTGCGCGCCCCCGAGTCCGAGGTGCTGCCGCTGCTGGAGGGCCGCGAGGCCGAGGTGCGCGTGGCCGCCGTCAACGGGCCCGCCGCCACCGTGATCTCCGGCGTGGAGACCGCCGTCCTGGAGGTGGCGGGGGTCCTGGCCGACCGGGGCGTGAAGACCAAGCGGCTCACCGTCTCGCACGCCTTCCACTCGCCGCTGATGGAACCGGCGCTCGCCGACTTCCGCCGCGTCGCCGAGGTCATGACCTACTCCGCGCCCACCATCCCGGTGGTCTCCGACGTCACCGGCGAGCTGGCCACCGCCGAGCAGCTGCG includes:
- a CDS encoding proline iminopeptidase-family hydrolase, yielding MVPSAKGTVPFGPYRTWYRVTGDLNGDRPPVVVVHGGPGSTHDYLLPLTRLVDDGWPVVHYDQLGNGGSTHLRDRGADFWTSELFLDELENLLGALGIADRNVLFGQSWGGVLVAEWAARRPKGLQGLVIANAPASYPLWIEELVELRKTLPPVVNERLLRHEAAGTTDSAEYRSASEVFYRRHVCRVQPVPAELEASLLEISADPTVYGTMNGPNEFHITGTLKDHSVIPLLPNITAPTLVLRGEHDEITEAATAPFHELIPGAHYEVVPDSSHLPHAENPEHFHRVLLEFLKGL
- a CDS encoding phosphopantetheine-binding protein, coding for MWDQRFEEILRKHLPFAEPGDELAEDADLRDLGLDSLAMVDLLADLEKGFAVRFRDDALKAETFRTPSTLWAALSGLLEPSA
- a CDS encoding AMP-binding protein; translated protein: MVREVFARAQESVGTLHEFLLAGARLTPDAPAVVECVNGEVGTISYRQLERRVTALAARLDELGLDVGDRVILESDTTPWSIAALLACSTLGLTYIPVSPETPAQRLRAIVDTVEPALHLQSDTGRREGLPESIGLARFGPDGLAVDREPPPRVRRRREITPADPAYMIFTSGTTGRPKGVVMSHRAILAFFRGMLAHGIVSAEDRVATTPPLQFDFSLLDIGLALGSGASVVPVPRDLLRWPRRFLQFLHDSRATQVDGVPSIWRPVLKHETELLAELGGGIKGILYSGEKFPLPELRTLREVLPGLRIVNCFGSSESVAASFTDVPDPLGPDVEELSIGHAHPGAEMTLIDDEDGGAVSEVGAVGHIHLRSGALFTAYWDDPEATARALVPDPLNPRSGQVVFRTGDLGRLGEDGELYFVGRADSQVKIRGNRVELGEIERRATDFPGVAAATAVLLPIAEREPVLVLYVTLSSGVAELEELELKAFCMEALPDYMVPQKVQVLDELPTTANGKVDRAALLARSGKR
- a CDS encoding ACP S-malonyltransferase, which translates into the protein MSVPTAIAFPGMGPVQFADVAKFMLVNPFARELVGVADEVLGVDLFAALRESGSDYSAAAQVGFLVNCLALARWAEHEHGFAPELVTGASFGGKAAAVHSGAISAEEGIWLTAELVRVETEYFTAEHGDVVTLSFARTPQDVLDAALAELDDWHELSCRVDVDFAMVSLKRDKVGWFSDRLRAAGGLPLYEMDPPLHVSLFGGLRDRIERELLSQVTFRDPAVPVVADQDGSVRTTAEGVRAVLLDGVVRTVRWPSVVGTLRERGVERLCVAGQDSLFGRVACTRDNFEVLAATPRLATRPYKRPALV
- a CDS encoding pyridoxal phosphate-dependent aminotransferase → MAVRKISPNLALDHLVSLRQAAGEPIVHLGFGESRLPVFPGLVERLAEGADRNSYGPVPGAPGVLRAFAEYCARRSLPTDPDQVVVAPGSKALLLALQLVVPGDVLLAQPCWVTYAPQAVLAGKRVFGVPVPAECGGVPDPDALRERVRQARAEGGDPRIVVLTSPDNPTGTTATADLVRRICAVAEEEDLLLVSDEIYRDVLHDPGFEYLSPAEVSPSRTVVITGLSKSLALGGWRIGAARFPADEAGRRMRADVASVASEVWSTLAGPMQAVAEYAFDEPAELVARRDADARLHGAVARAVWRIAEDAGALTRPPTGGFYVYPDFEPLREPLARRGVVDGETLQAHLFTESGVAVLAGVHFGDDARALRFRAATSVLYGSTREEQHAAMAAADPTAVPHVAESLAAIEQAFTKLSAG
- a CDS encoding AMP-binding protein gives rise to the protein MALRETDPVLHARFLRGLAANPDGVALRLPDGREVAYRELHELALSWAGALWAAGSPPVVGVLAGKTLESYAGLLAVLYSGATAVPLHPEFPASRTRRMLDAAGVSALLVDEAGLTALEALGPESAIPVHAPLAAHVGDHKFLPGADPLDAPVDVRPESTAYVLFTSGSTGRPKGVPTTHASADHYFSVIEERFDFTSADRFSQSFDLNFDCAVFDLFCAWGAGAQLHPIPGTAYRDLPAFVAERGLTVWFSTPSAITLVRRLGGLGAGSMPGLRWSLFAGEALRQADAQDWLAAASGSGLENIYGPTELTITITGHRWGPDSPSLCLNGLTPIGEVHAGHDWLLLGEDGEPDGVEGELCVTGAQLTAGYLDPSDDVGRFLEHGGRRWYRTGDRVRRHPDGTLVYLGRLDSQVQLAGWRVELAEVEHALRGCDGVLDAVAVTRQAGDGLELVVYYTGSPTPARLLSRELRDVLPKGMVPRDYRHVAEFPLNSNRKVDRGELTRMAAS